The Alkalihalophilus pseudofirmus nucleotide sequence CTGGTCGTTAGGGGAAGCAGCAGAAAGAATGAATGTTTCCCGAACAGCCATCAGATATTGGGATAAAGAAGGGTATATACGAGCTATCCGAGATTCAGACAGCGGCTACCGTACATTTGATGGTCTTCAATTGGCTAAAATAAGCCTGCTTAAAGCGATTAATCACCGATATTATACGGATGAAAATGCAAGGATGAAGGACAGGTTCGAGGGAACTGAGGGGGCAGAGGCATGTCGAAAGCTTGCTTCTGAGGTTCTAACATTGCTAGGCATACGGAATAGAAGACAGTTGAAAGCGATGGCCTATGTAGAAAAACTTCTGGAGGTAATTGAATTTGAATAAGCTCGTTGCAAAGGAAATGGAGATGATTTTATGGCGAAAAAAATAATATTAAATCAGACTGTGATTAAGGTGCAGAGTTTCAAAGAAAGGAAAGTAAATAATAACCATGAAATTTCAGTTGTCTTTCACGTTACGAGTGAAGAGTATCATGATATAGCAACGTTACTATATCAAGGGACATTTGATGTAAAAGTACCTGAGAGAAGCTTATCGTTTAGAGGAAGCATCGTGCAATATTCTACTTCAATTACAAATTTATACGAAAAAGGGCAAGTCGGGAACTATTCATTAACTTTGCTTGAAAACGCTAAAGAAACGGATGCAGCCATAAAGTGAAGTGTTTGCGTGTTTGAATCTAATAGAAATAATAAATATCACCTTTGGGTATATGAGAAGGTAAGGAGTGACATTAGCCAGATTCTATTAGATAACTAGAAACAGAAAGGATTAAAAATGACATTACAACAACTAAAATACGTAATTGAAGTAGCAAGATGCCGTTCCATTAACAAGGCTGCACAGAAGCTTTTTATTAGCCAACCCAGTCTATCAAATGCACTAAAAGAGCTGGAAGAAGAAATCGGAATCACGATTTTTTCACGAACTAATAAGGGAATTGTCGTTACTCATGAGGGTTCGGAGTTCTTAGGTTATGCAAGGCAGGTGGCAGAGCAAGCAGAACTTTTAGAAAACCGTTATACTAAAACTTCCTCAAAGCAACAAAGTTTCTCTGTGTCTGCCCAGCATTATGCCTTTGCCGTTAGTGCTTTTGTGAGGCTGCTTAAAGAGTATGACCGAGAGGAGTATGAGTTCACCTTACGAGAAACAAGAACATATGAAATTATTGATGATGTGAGGAACCTCCGCAGTGAAATCGGTATTTTATACCTGAATGATTTTAATCGAAATGTGCTTCGAAAATTTTTGAGAGAAGGAAATTTAACGTTTCATGAGCTTTTTATCGCAAAGCCTCATGTTTTCATTAGTTCCACCAATCCACTGTCTGAAAAGGACTTTGTTACATTAGATGACTTGATTCCTTATCCTTACCTTTCTTATGAGCAGGGGGACTATAATTCCTTTTATTTTTCAGAGGAGATTCTAAGCACGCTTTCGAGGCAAAAAAATATACGGGTGAGTGATCGCGCCACTTTATTTAACTTGCTGATAGGATTAAATGGCTATACCATTTCCACTGGTGTGATCAGTCATAAGTTAAATAGCAAAGATATTATTGCTGTTCCGTTAAGAGTAGAAGAACAGATACATGTCGGTTATATTACTCATAAACATTTGACAACGAGTACGTTAGGCAGGATCTATATTCAATATTTAAAGGAAACAATTGAAGAAGAATTACAGCAGTTATAGCTTGAAACTATAACAAGGAATAGATTTAATGTCTTACATTATAATAATCTCCCCATGCTACACTTATCCTAGATCAAGCATTGAGAATATTAAATCTTTTAGGAAGTGGGAGAATATTAATGACTAAAACTATTGTTCGAGCACCATTTAGAGCTGATCATGTGGGAAGCCTATTAAGACCAGAAAGAATACATACTGCAAGAAAAGATTTCCAAAGGGACAAGATTACCGCTCAAGAACTCCATCAAATTGAAACAGAAGAAATTAAAAGGATCGTTGACAAGCAAATCAAAGTAGGACTTCAAGCTGTAACAGATGGAGAGTTCCGCCGTAGATTTTGGCATACTGATTTCCTTGAGCATTTGAATGGCGTAGAAGGATACGTACCAGACTACGGATTTGCCTTCAAAGGGGAGGAGACAGAAAGATATGATGTACGTGTTACTGGAAAAGTCTCATTTAACCCAAACCATCCTCATATTAAAGACTTTATCGAATTTAAAGAAATTGTGGGCGGACGTGCTGTCGCAAAATTAACTATACCAAGTCCAAACCAAATGTTTAACGCAGGCATCCGCAATGTAGACATTTATCCAGATATCGAAGAATATACAAAGGATATTATTCAAACCTATCGCGAGGCAATTAAAGCCTTTTATGAAGCCGGATGTCGGTATTTACAATTAGATGATGTTTATATTGCTGGGCTGAACGCATCAGAAATTCCGTTTAATGACAGCGGGTATTCACGTGAGGAATTAATAGACTTAGCTTTACGTGTAGTAAACGGAGTATTAGAAGATAAACCGGAAGATTTAATCATCACCACACATCTTTGCCGTGGAAACTACCGCTCTAAATGGGCCTTTGAAGGGAGTTACGCACAAATTGCTCCAACCTTATTTGCAAAAGAAAAGGTAAACGGATTTTTCCTCGAATATGATGATGACCGTTCTGGTGATTTTGGTCCGTTGGAATACATTCCAACAGGCGGTCCACAAGTAGTGCTAGGCGTGTTCACATCAAAACATGGTCAATTAGAAGACAAGGAAACGATTAAAGCTCGTGTTGAAGAGGCTGCAAAATATGTGCCACTAGAACAATTATGTATTAGTCCTCAATGTGGCTTTGCCTCAACTCATCATGGAAACATTTTAACAGAGGAAGAGCAGTGGACGAAACTTAAATATATAGTAGACATTTCAAAAGAGATTTGGGAATAAGGGTTTTAACAAATTGCATTTTAAATACTAGGTGCATAACGATTAGGAGGTGAACCAGATATTATTGGTTCATCTTTTTTATGCAGGGTTAATGATATAAGTATTAGGATAGTACAAACTGGTTCATAGTGGATATAATAACTAAGTAATCTAACTTAAATTTGAAACGGCTGTATAAAAAGGAGAAGAACATGGACATTATTGATAAGTTAAAACTGGATAAATATCAAAATATGGTCGTGCTACATCAACCAAATGATTATGACATGTTTAAAGGATTTAATTCGGAAGTATCAGGAAAGCATGATGCTATCTTCATCTTTGTTGAAACCATTGAAGAAATAGTAAATGAAACTCAAACAATACTTAATGAGCAAAACTTACTAGATAAAGGATATTTATTTTTTGCTTATCCGAAAAAAGGGAACAAGAGATATAGTACGTTTGTTCATAGAGATGAAATTTTTCCCGCATTGAAAGTAGGGGAAGATGGATATGTGAAAAATAGTGATTTGAAATTTTCGCGAATGGTAAGTATGGACCACGTATTCACAGTGGTTGGATTAAAGCATGAAAAAAAACAACTTAAAAAGTCACCCTCTGCAAGTCAGTGTGTTGCAGATTATGAGGAGAATATTAAAGAGGTAGAAAAGTTATTAACCATGCATCCAACTGAACTTAAGTTTTATCAGAGTTTAACTCCAGGTTACCAAAGGGATTGGGCTCGCTACATCTTTTCTGCTAAGCAACAAAAAACTCGTGATAAACGCCACCTCCAAATGGTTGATATCTTATCTCAAGGATATAAGTCGATTGATTTGTTTAGACAAAAGAAGTAATTTACTGTAATGATGTAACGTAAAGTTACAGAGGGAGTGCTGAGGCCACTCCTTTTTTACTGAAAGAAACTCAGGTTTCTAAAGGAAAGGAAATTTCCTTTTCCTTGTTTATCAACATATAGAAGTAATGGATTGATGAACATAAAATTATAATACTGGTAATAACTTGAACATTCCTTTTTCCGTTTGATAAAAAATGCATAAGCATGGTATAAATTTAAAAGATACTTGGACATTCTACTTCTGAATTTTGGGGTCTCGGCTTGGTCTGATATTCCAACAGGAGAGAGTTTGACTATAAATATGGATGTGAAGAAAATGAACTTAAATATAAATAAGGGTTCCAACACAATGAAAGATAACTTCTGGGCTGATCTACCGCGTCCTTTCTTTATCCTGGCGCCAATGGAAGAAGTGACGGACGTTGTTTTTCGTCATGTAGTAAGTGAGGCGGCTAGACCGGATGTGTTTTTCACTGAGTTTACAAACAGCGAGAGCTATTGTCACCCGGATGGGATGAAAAGTGTCCGTGGGCGTTTGACTTTTACAGAGGATGAGCAGCCGATTGTCGCTCATATATGGGGGGACAAGCCTGAATACTTCCGTCAAATGAGTATTGGGATGGCGGAGCTTGGCTTTAAAGGCTTGGACATTAATATGGGCTGTCCTGTACCTAATGTGGTACAGAACGGGAAGGGAAGCGGCTTGATCCGCCGTCCTGAAGTGGCAGCCGAATTAATCCAAGCAGCCAAAGCTGGCGGGCTGCCTGTAAGTGTAAAGACAAGGATTGGTTTCGCCGAGGTAGACGAATGGCGGGACTGGCTGACTCACATTCTTAAGCAAGATATTGTGAACCTTTCTATTCATCTGCGTACAAGGAATGAAATGAGTAAAGTCGATGCTCATTGGGAGTTGATCCCTGAGATTAAGAAATTGCGTGACGAGGTGGCGCCTCATACACTTCTCACGATTAATGGAGATATCCCTGACCGTCAAACTGGCTTGAAGCTTGTTGAGCAATATGGGGTTGATGGTGTGATGATTGGGCGAGGTATTTTCCATAATCCATTTGCCTTTGAAAAGGAACCGAAAGATCACAGCAGTAAGGAGTTACTTGATCTCTTAAGATTGCATCTAGATCTCTATGATAAATACTCACATTTAGAGCTGCGTCCGTTCAAGGCTCTTCACCGCTTTTTTAAGATTTATGTCAAAGGATTTAGAGGTGCGGGTCAATTAAGAAACGAACTAATGAACACCGAATCAACAGATGAAGTACGTGACTTGCTTGATCAATTTGAATCGGTGAATTTGGAGAGAATGAAGGAAGAGTAGAAGGTCACATTCAAGTGAATAAAAAGCAGAAAGAGTCTTTCAAATGAAAAGGCTCTTTTTTTATGAATGAACATCAACACAATTGACGCAGAGTCTTACTAGTATGACTATGATCTTGAACTTAATATATAGCTTTATGTTTTAAATAGCTTTAGAGGAGAAATAGGCAGGCTAATCCTTTGGTGTGTAGGGGTTTTCGAGAAGTGTACGCTTCTTTAATTTTTCAAACAACGCTCCTTCAAAACACTTAGGTATCACCGTGGGAAAGTTACAATAATATAATCACGAAAAAGACCTAGTTGCTGCATGGTTTAACCCTCTCTAATAAAAAAGAGTATACTCAGCATAAATCATGAAAATAAAACCAGCAAAAAAGCAAAACGTAAAAATAAAAACGACGAAATGCGTGTTACAGCCTTATTAAAAGGGAAAAGCGACAAAATCTGAGCAGAAAAAAGAGGTGTTTTGTAAATACAAATGTTTTTAAAATCAACCATACTGTTTCCTGTTTTTATAGAGACCATTATTAAGAAAATGGTCTTTTTTGTATGGAGGGCATCTACAAAAGTTTGGAAAATAGACAATTGAATATTGGATATTTATGTTAAAATAGTAAGGTGTTGTTAGTTATATTTAGTAGTAGAAAGGATGATGGAACGTGGCTGTTTTCCAATGGCTCGACCAATGGTTAGCTAGTGACCCAACAAATTTTAATTTGTTTATTATGATTTCAACAATCATTGCACTTTCTTCGGTCATTGTCCTGACAGTAATGATTAAAAAGATAGGCATTGAGCACTTACATATCAAATTAAAGATCGATCGGGCGATGTTTGTATCCTTACTTATTTTAATTACCGGATTTGTCCTTTTTGTCCCTGTTGAAATGATTTTTTATAAACAATATGTAGGCTCAATGGTAGTCATTTCTATTCTTGTAGGTGCGGTCGTCAGCAGTTATTTCTATTTGAAGCAGAAGACTGTGTAGGAAAGAATGATGGAGATCTCATTGATCAGACATGGCAAATCACAATTTGATGATAAGAAGAGAGTAACCTGTGCAGAGTTTGAGAGTTGGGTAGATAACTATAATGCCAGCGGAGTCCATAGACAAGCAAATTATCCTTCTGAAACACTCTTGAAAAGCACCTCTTCCAATCTTTTAATCACTAGTGACTTAAAAAGATCGATTGACTCAGCAGCCATCCTCCACCCAGAAGGAATAACAATCACCCATTCTTTGTTTCGAGAAACGGAGCTTCCAACTCTACACGCGAAGCACTTCCCTATTAGATTAAAGCCAAGCACTTGGGCTGTATTGTTAAGGCTTTTATGGTTTGCAGGATATTCTAACGGTTGTGAATCAGTGAGTGAGGCAAAAGGAAGAGCAGTTATAGCGACCGATCAATTAATCGCCTATGCCAAGGAATCTCAATCCGTAGCAGTCGTGGGCCATGGTTTTTTTAATAGGTTCATCTCTAAAGAATTGCAAAGGCGAGGATGGACGGGGAAGAAGAGGGCAGGGACAAATCATTGGAGTTGTACGACCTATACGATAACTGATTAGATAGATGTATAAAAAGGTCATATGTTTAGAGTAGGAATTGCCAAATAGACAACTCCTATTAGCATATAAATCATCACAAAAATAGGAGGCCAGCTGATGGATAATCAATATGTTGTAGGCTGGGGTACATTGGCCTTGATTAATGCGGCACTGGCGCAAGGGAAAAATCGAACAGGGCTCAACTGGTTTCTGCTTTCGCTAGTATTAGGCCCTGCGGCAACATTTATTTTGTTATTTGTTGAAAAGAGAGAGTATAAAACGATTCGAGAAAATGAATAAACAATTGAAATTGCGAGGACTCATCCATGACCTTTAAACGTATTTTGTTATTTTGTAGTTTTACTTGGCTGTTCTTTTTAGCATCTGCTTGCAGCAACCAAACGATGGAAGAGGCTAAGAAAGAAGTGGCATCAACAGATCTATCAGATGAACATATTGATGGAATGAACGTTGGCATGTTCATGACGGACGATTCTTTTGGAAGACGATTCGAGGATATTGAACGGTATCCTGCAAATGACCAATACGCTGATCAAAGAAACTATGATCAATATAGGAATGAAGATTTCATATGGAGTGTAGATCGACATACAATGGAAGTTTTACAAATTAGTGTTTTAGAAGAAAATGATACGTCCGCAAGTTCAAAGGGTATTAAAAGAGGCTCACCTATTGAAGAAGTAATCACACGTTATGGGGAGCATTACTATACGTATGAAGATCATGAACAATCGATCTTTATGATAGGGTTTGTGGACCATCAAAATAACTTGGACCTATCATTTATACATGATGAGAAAAACGTAACAGGAATAAGTTTGAGCTATGCTTTTGACATAATGAAGTGGGAAACGGAAGAATAGTTTAAGAGAAATCTTACTGGGAATCTGGAGGTGTTCATATGAGTGAGAAGAAAGAGACTCCAGAAAGACAAAGAGAAAGGCTGAGACAAGAAGAGTTAAAAAGGAATAGATCCGGTTCTATGAGCGATGGTTTCAACCGAGCAAGCAGCGGAAGCTTGGTCGATTTGGTTAACAGCTTAGGATGGAAGGGAACAGGAATTCTTATTATCATCATCATCCTCTTATTTACAATAGGGTCGTTCGTATTTAACCGTTAATATGTAAAAGCTCCAGGAGCAACTCCTGGAGCTTTCCCTATTACAATGACATCTTAATCACTTTCTTATAATAAAGCACTGATAATATCCCGAAGATCGAGTAGAGTACTGCATATAATCCCATAACAATAATCATCGGTGTCCATAGCTCAGTGCCAAAGAAGAACCAGCCTGATTTGACAGCAAAGTAGCTGTGAACAAGTCCTACAATGAGAGGGATTCCGAAATTAAAGAGCTGTTTTCCGAGTATACCTTTTAGCAGGTCTTTTTCGGTAAAGCCTAGCTTGCGCAGGATCTTGTAATTTGGTTGTTCCTCGTCGCCTTCTTCTACTTGTTTGAAATAGAGGATACAGCCTGAGGTAATTAAGAAGGTGAGACCAAGGAATCCTACGATGAACATGATCAGTCCCATATTCTGTTTTTGGATACGTTCTTCCGTGTAATGAGAGCTATTGCCAAACTCATCTTTGAATGGCATGCTGTTAAACAATTCATCAGCAACTGCTGCAGTCGCTCTATCATCTAATGTGAAGCCAATATAAGTTGAGGATTCTAGTTGAATGTCTGGGTCTAAGTCTGCAGCAAGCTGGGTATAGATCGACTCATCCACGATAGCGGCAGTTAACCCGCCCGTAAAATAGAGTGGCAGCACGTTTTCTTTTGCTAACCCTAGATATTCTTGTTCAATAGTGGTCGTGAGGCCGTGAAAGGTAAGTGTGCCTGAATCCTGTAAGTTTAACAGCGTTTGCATCGCATCACTAAATCCTGCGAATGTCGTATCACCATCGCTTACATTGGTTTCCCTCACCTGATGATCACTAATGACAGCCATCCTCATTTTATTAGACTCAAATTGAAAGTTCTCCATATCTCTTCCTACAATCTGTTCTACATCAACTTCCACTTGAATGACATCAATTGCTTTTTCACTGTAACCAATTCCGCTATCTTGTAACACTTCACCGAACATTTCTGCATTCTCTGTGGTGATAAATGCAAAGTCGTCAGGAGCCGTGCTCTCTGCTGTTTTTTCAGCAGAATAATACGAAATATAGCTTAA carries:
- a CDS encoding MerR family DNA-binding transcriptional regulator, coding for MEILKPADIAAKLNVSTNTLRNYEAKGLVPSPKRTASGYRIYSSVHLIYFSCVKSLSDGFGMDVAVKVMKSIRGMKIDEALWTLNDELIRRGEEKKFVIEAVKLIEYSEKNSCLWSLGEAAERMNVSRTAIRYWDKEGYIRAIRDSDSGYRTFDGLQLAKISLLKAINHRYYTDENARMKDRFEGTEGAEACRKLASEVLTLLGIRNRRQLKAMAYVEKLLEVIEFE
- a CDS encoding DUF3219 family protein — encoded protein: MAKKIILNQTVIKVQSFKERKVNNNHEISVVFHVTSEEYHDIATLLYQGTFDVKVPERSLSFRGSIVQYSTSITNLYEKGQVGNYSLTLLENAKETDAAIK
- a CDS encoding LysR family transcriptional regulator, producing the protein MTLQQLKYVIEVARCRSINKAAQKLFISQPSLSNALKELEEEIGITIFSRTNKGIVVTHEGSEFLGYARQVAEQAELLENRYTKTSSKQQSFSVSAQHYAFAVSAFVRLLKEYDREEYEFTLRETRTYEIIDDVRNLRSEIGILYLNDFNRNVLRKFLREGNLTFHELFIAKPHVFISSTNPLSEKDFVTLDDLIPYPYLSYEQGDYNSFYFSEEILSTLSRQKNIRVSDRATLFNLLIGLNGYTISTGVISHKLNSKDIIAVPLRVEEQIHVGYITHKHLTTSTLGRIYIQYLKETIEEELQQL
- a CDS encoding 5-methyltetrahydropteroyltriglutamate--homocysteine S-methyltransferase encodes the protein MTKTIVRAPFRADHVGSLLRPERIHTARKDFQRDKITAQELHQIETEEIKRIVDKQIKVGLQAVTDGEFRRRFWHTDFLEHLNGVEGYVPDYGFAFKGEETERYDVRVTGKVSFNPNHPHIKDFIEFKEIVGGRAVAKLTIPSPNQMFNAGIRNVDIYPDIEEYTKDIIQTYREAIKAFYEAGCRYLQLDDVYIAGLNASEIPFNDSGYSREELIDLALRVVNGVLEDKPEDLIITTHLCRGNYRSKWAFEGSYAQIAPTLFAKEKVNGFFLEYDDDRSGDFGPLEYIPTGGPQVVLGVFTSKHGQLEDKETIKARVEEAAKYVPLEQLCISPQCGFASTHHGNILTEEEQWTKLKYIVDISKEIWE
- a CDS encoding YdeI/OmpD-associated family protein translates to MDIIDKLKLDKYQNMVVLHQPNDYDMFKGFNSEVSGKHDAIFIFVETIEEIVNETQTILNEQNLLDKGYLFFAYPKKGNKRYSTFVHRDEIFPALKVGEDGYVKNSDLKFSRMVSMDHVFTVVGLKHEKKQLKKSPSASQCVADYEENIKEVEKLLTMHPTELKFYQSLTPGYQRDWARYIFSAKQQKTRDKRHLQMVDILSQGYKSIDLFRQKK
- a CDS encoding tRNA dihydrouridine synthase; its protein translation is MKDNFWADLPRPFFILAPMEEVTDVVFRHVVSEAARPDVFFTEFTNSESYCHPDGMKSVRGRLTFTEDEQPIVAHIWGDKPEYFRQMSIGMAELGFKGLDINMGCPVPNVVQNGKGSGLIRRPEVAAELIQAAKAGGLPVSVKTRIGFAEVDEWRDWLTHILKQDIVNLSIHLRTRNEMSKVDAHWELIPEIKKLRDEVAPHTLLTINGDIPDRQTGLKLVEQYGVDGVMIGRGIFHNPFAFEKEPKDHSSKELLDLLRLHLDLYDKYSHLELRPFKALHRFFKIYVKGFRGAGQLRNELMNTESTDEVRDLLDQFESVNLERMKEE
- a CDS encoding histidine phosphatase family protein, translating into MIRHGKSQFDDKKRVTCAEFESWVDNYNASGVHRQANYPSETLLKSTSSNLLITSDLKRSIDSAAILHPEGITITHSLFRETELPTLHAKHFPIRLKPSTWAVLLRLLWFAGYSNGCESVSEAKGRAVIATDQLIAYAKESQSVAVVGHGFFNRFISKELQRRGWTGKKRAGTNHWSCTTYTITD
- a CDS encoding DUF6366 family protein codes for the protein MSEKKETPERQRERLRQEELKRNRSGSMSDGFNRASSGSLVDLVNSLGWKGTGILIIIIILLFTIGSFVFNR
- a CDS encoding ABC transporter permease, with amino-acid sequence MSINQLILRSFKKNVKSYYLYVFALMFSAALYFAFVTLQYDPAMDEASGSLRGLAAIQTASVLLIAIVTVFLIYANNLFIKRRSKEIGLFQLIGMTKNRIFMILSAENLMLYFGSLVIGIFIGFAASKLVAMILFKITGVEAVASLYFSGNAFIQTLLVFGGIYLFIMLMNYLYIKHQSILSLFQVKSKTESQVRKISILEILMGILGITLIATGYYVSARLFDGSFVTTNYLFIAMIFILASVIIGTYFLYKGSVRFIANLIRKQKGGYLNINEVMSLSSIMFRMKSNAMLLTIITTVSALAIGLLSLSYISYYSAEKTAESTAPDDFAFITTENAEMFGEVLQDSGIGYSEKAIDVIQVEVDVEQIVGRDMENFQFESNKMRMAVISDHQVRETNVSDGDTTFAGFSDAMQTLLNLQDSGTLTFHGLTTTIEQEYLGLAKENVLPLYFTGGLTAAIVDESIYTQLAADLDPDIQLESSTYIGFTLDDRATAAVADELFNSMPFKDEFGNSSHYTEERIQKQNMGLIMFIVGFLGLTFLITSGCILYFKQVEEGDEEQPNYKILRKLGFTEKDLLKGILGKQLFNFGIPLIVGLVHSYFAVKSGWFFFGTELWTPMIIVMGLYAVLYSIFGILSVLYYKKVIKMSL